The proteins below are encoded in one region of Apium graveolens cultivar Ventura chromosome 4, ASM990537v1, whole genome shotgun sequence:
- the LOC141721692 gene encoding bidirectional sugar transporter SWEET7b-like isoform X1 has protein sequence MVDKDVVRVVFGIIANVISICLFASEIPTFYKAVKKSNSLEDINAGYYLAMTMNCLFLVLYGVPFFHPGNLLLLTAFGTGLAIHIAYLTIFLLYSSCNKRMYVGSVFLTELLVIGLVSGLLIGLEHNVRTRTLYVGFFCFIMCLFMLTPRSTLMLEVKDTKSAECMSLPVTLGDILSGLCWCIYAALGSDSFFAAPNGLGCLWGLYHLRLYCLYRERTPKARDDDKEQLAQAELSEGKLADMEQRMEQKKLALELKHEEIQQALKLYQTQLAQVEHDIANLGPSTGQPRDGVDMV, from the exons ATGGTGGATAAAGATGTGGTTCGTGTGGTCTTCGGTATAATAG CGAATGTCATCTCCATTTGCCTGTTTGCTTCTGAAAT ACCAACATTTTACAAAGCAGTAAAGAAATCTAATTCATTGGAAGACATCAATGCTGGCTATTATCTTGCCATGACGATGAACTGTCTCTTCTTGGTTTTATATGGTGTACCGTTTTTTCACCCTGGAAACTTACTTTTGCTAACTGCTTTTGGCACTGGCCTTGCTATACACATTGCTTATCTTACCATCTTCCTTCTCTACTCCAGCTGTAATAAAAGG ATGTACGTAGGAAGTGTATTTCTGACTGAGTTGTTGGTGATCGGCCTTGTTTCTGGGTTGTTGATTGGACTAGAACATAATGTTCGGACCAGAACACTGTATGTTGGGTTTTTTTGCTTCATCATGTGTTTATTCATGCTCACGCCTCGTTCAACACTCATG TTGGAAGTGAAAGACACAAAGAGTGCAGAGTGCATGTCGTTACCAGTTACCTTGGGTGACATCCTCAGTGGACTTTGTTGGTGTATCTATGCCGCACTTGGATCTGACAGTTTCTTTGCG GCTCCTAATGGTCTTGGATGCTTATGGGGATTGTATCACCTGAGACTATATTGTCTTTACAGAGAAAGAACTCCAAAGGCTCGTGATGATGATAAGGAGCAGCTAGCCCAAGCTGAGCTGAGTGAGGGGAAGCTAGCTGATATGGAGCAGAGGATGGAGCAGAAGAAGCTTGCTCTTGAGCTTAAGCATGAAGAAATCCAGCAAGCACTGAAGTTGTACCAAACCCAGCTTGCTCAGGTTGAGCATGACATAGCCAACCTTGGGCCATCAACCGGGCAACCCCGAGATGGGGTTGACATGGTTTAG
- the LOC141721692 gene encoding bidirectional sugar transporter SWEET7b-like isoform X2 has product MVDKDVVRVVFANVISICLFASEIPTFYKAVKKSNSLEDINAGYYLAMTMNCLFLVLYGVPFFHPGNLLLLTAFGTGLAIHIAYLTIFLLYSSCNKRMYVGSVFLTELLVIGLVSGLLIGLEHNVRTRTLYVGFFCFIMCLFMLTPRSTLMLEVKDTKSAECMSLPVTLGDILSGLCWCIYAALGSDSFFAAPNGLGCLWGLYHLRLYCLYRERTPKARDDDKEQLAQAELSEGKLADMEQRMEQKKLALELKHEEIQQALKLYQTQLAQVEHDIANLGPSTGQPRDGVDMV; this is encoded by the exons ATGGTGGATAAAGATGTGGTTCGTGTGGTCTTCG CGAATGTCATCTCCATTTGCCTGTTTGCTTCTGAAAT ACCAACATTTTACAAAGCAGTAAAGAAATCTAATTCATTGGAAGACATCAATGCTGGCTATTATCTTGCCATGACGATGAACTGTCTCTTCTTGGTTTTATATGGTGTACCGTTTTTTCACCCTGGAAACTTACTTTTGCTAACTGCTTTTGGCACTGGCCTTGCTATACACATTGCTTATCTTACCATCTTCCTTCTCTACTCCAGCTGTAATAAAAGG ATGTACGTAGGAAGTGTATTTCTGACTGAGTTGTTGGTGATCGGCCTTGTTTCTGGGTTGTTGATTGGACTAGAACATAATGTTCGGACCAGAACACTGTATGTTGGGTTTTTTTGCTTCATCATGTGTTTATTCATGCTCACGCCTCGTTCAACACTCATG TTGGAAGTGAAAGACACAAAGAGTGCAGAGTGCATGTCGTTACCAGTTACCTTGGGTGACATCCTCAGTGGACTTTGTTGGTGTATCTATGCCGCACTTGGATCTGACAGTTTCTTTGCG GCTCCTAATGGTCTTGGATGCTTATGGGGATTGTATCACCTGAGACTATATTGTCTTTACAGAGAAAGAACTCCAAAGGCTCGTGATGATGATAAGGAGCAGCTAGCCCAAGCTGAGCTGAGTGAGGGGAAGCTAGCTGATATGGAGCAGAGGATGGAGCAGAAGAAGCTTGCTCTTGAGCTTAAGCATGAAGAAATCCAGCAAGCACTGAAGTTGTACCAAACCCAGCTTGCTCAGGTTGAGCATGACATAGCCAACCTTGGGCCATCAACCGGGCAACCCCGAGATGGGGTTGACATGGTTTAG
- the LOC141721692 gene encoding bidirectional sugar transporter SWEET7b-like isoform X3, giving the protein MTMNCLFLVLYGVPFFHPGNLLLLTAFGTGLAIHIAYLTIFLLYSSCNKRMYVGSVFLTELLVIGLVSGLLIGLEHNVRTRTLYVGFFCFIMCLFMLTPRSTLMLEVKDTKSAECMSLPVTLGDILSGLCWCIYAALGSDSFFAAPNGLGCLWGLYHLRLYCLYRERTPKARDDDKEQLAQAELSEGKLADMEQRMEQKKLALELKHEEIQQALKLYQTQLAQVEHDIANLGPSTGQPRDGVDMV; this is encoded by the exons ATGACGATGAACTGTCTCTTCTTGGTTTTATATGGTGTACCGTTTTTTCACCCTGGAAACTTACTTTTGCTAACTGCTTTTGGCACTGGCCTTGCTATACACATTGCTTATCTTACCATCTTCCTTCTCTACTCCAGCTGTAATAAAAGG ATGTACGTAGGAAGTGTATTTCTGACTGAGTTGTTGGTGATCGGCCTTGTTTCTGGGTTGTTGATTGGACTAGAACATAATGTTCGGACCAGAACACTGTATGTTGGGTTTTTTTGCTTCATCATGTGTTTATTCATGCTCACGCCTCGTTCAACACTCATG TTGGAAGTGAAAGACACAAAGAGTGCAGAGTGCATGTCGTTACCAGTTACCTTGGGTGACATCCTCAGTGGACTTTGTTGGTGTATCTATGCCGCACTTGGATCTGACAGTTTCTTTGCG GCTCCTAATGGTCTTGGATGCTTATGGGGATTGTATCACCTGAGACTATATTGTCTTTACAGAGAAAGAACTCCAAAGGCTCGTGATGATGATAAGGAGCAGCTAGCCCAAGCTGAGCTGAGTGAGGGGAAGCTAGCTGATATGGAGCAGAGGATGGAGCAGAAGAAGCTTGCTCTTGAGCTTAAGCATGAAGAAATCCAGCAAGCACTGAAGTTGTACCAAACCCAGCTTGCTCAGGTTGAGCATGACATAGCCAACCTTGGGCCATCAACCGGGCAACCCCGAGATGGGGTTGACATGGTTTAG